Proteins co-encoded in one Aspergillus fumigatus Af293 chromosome 6, whole genome shotgun sequence genomic window:
- the atrF gene encoding ABC drug exporter AtrF, with the protein MADGSRLPESATSTTMETNTNEHAKVLSPDAETVPSSSMTATSSELSLDGRWGERDQGEPVSRRGAMEDFEEMRRELTQLSLRRTRSVGKDAHRLRSRASGRASQVHDEEKAIDEEDSTIDGDGDGYQGGFDLGEFLMGGHLERRTTTGEPAKKVGVLFKHLTVKGVETGASFVRTLPDAVVGTFGPDLYRIVCSFIPQLRFGKQPPVRELLHDFTGLVREGEMMLVLGRPGAGCSTFLKTIANDRGAFAGVEGEVRYGGLSAEEQLKHFRGEVNYNPEDDQHFPSLTVWQTLKFSLINKTKKHDKNSIPIIIDALLKMFGITHTKNTLVGNEYVRGVSGGERKRVSIAETLATKSSVVCWDNSTRGLDASTALDYAKSLRIMTDVSKRTTFVTLYQAGESIYELMDKVLVIDSGRMLYQGPANKAREYFVNLGFHCPEKSTTADFLTSICDPNARQFQPGREASTPKTPEELEAVFRNSETYKTICDEVASYEKKLQDTDQEDTRRFQKTVAQSKSRTVSKKSSYTVSFARQVLACVQREFWLLWGDKTSLYTKYFIIISNALIVSSLFYGESLDTSGAFSRGGALFFSILFLGWLQLTELMPAVTGRGIVARHKEYAFYRPSAVSIARVVMDFPAIFCMVVPFTIIMYFMTGLDVTASKFFIYFLFVYTTTFSITSLYRMFAALSPTIDDAVRFSGIALNILVIFVGYVIPKQGLIDGSIWFGWLFYVNPIAYSYEAVLTNEFSDRIMDCAPSQLVPQGPGVDPRYQGCALPGSELGRRGVSGSRYLEESFQFTRSHLWRNFGVVIAFTVLYLIVTVLAAEFLSFVGGGGGALVFKRSKRAKKLATQTTQGNDEEKVQDVGDKAALSRGEAMSASNGESFKRISSSDRIFTWSNVEYTVPYGNGTRKLLNGVNGYAKPGVMIALMGASGAGKTTLLNTLAQRQKMGVVTGDFLVDGRPLGADFQRGTGFCEQMDLHDNTSTIREALEFSALLRQDRNVSKQEKLDYVDQIIDLLELNDIQDAIIGSLNVEQKKRVTIGVELAAKPSLLLFLDEPTSGLDSQAAFSIVRFLKKLSLAGQAILCTIHQPSSMLIQQFDMILALNPGGNTFYFGPVGHDGGDVIKYFADRGVVCPPSKNVAEFILETAAKATTTKDGKKIDWNEEWRNSEQNQRVLDEIQQIREERSKIPVTETGSPYEFAASTMTQTLLLTKRIFRQYWRDPSYYYGKLFVSVIIGIFNGFTFWMLGNSIANMQDRMFSIFLIIMIPPVVLNSIVPKFYINRALWEAREYPSRIYGWFAFCTANIVCEIPMAIVSSLIYWLLWYYPVGFPTDSSTAGYVFLMSMLFFLFMSSWGQWICAFAPSFTVISNVLPFFFVMCNLFNGIVRPYRDYPVFWKYWMYYVNPVTWWLRGVISSIFPTVQIDCSPSETTHFNPPPGQTCANYAGNFITNIAKNGYLLNPDASADCQYCPYSNGAEYMATLNVHDGDKWRCFGIFLAFVIINWLLVYFFIYTVRVRGWSFGMGYLFGGMGLVIDKVKGVFKRKSEKA; encoded by the exons ATGGCGGACGGTTCTCGTCTGCCAGAATCGGCAACAAGCACAACAATGGAGACCAACACGAATGAACACGCAAAGGTCCTCAGTCCAGATGCGGAAACGGTACCCTCGTCATCGATGACAGCAACCTCTTCTGAATTGAGTCTCGATGGCCGGTGGGGAGAGCGGGATCAAGGGGAGCCCGTTTCCCGCCGTGGCGCCATGGAGGATtttgaggagatgaggagggaACTGACCCAACTGAGTCTGAGACGAACGCGGTCGGTGGGAAAGGATGCCCATCGGTTGCGATCCCGGGCCTCCGGGCGAGCCAGTCAAGTTCACGATGAGGAGAAGGCaatcgacgaggaggattcgACGATCGACGGTGACGGTGACGGTTACCAGGGTGGATTTGATCTCGGCGAGTTCCTGATGGGTGGTCATTTGGAACGGAGAACGACCACAGGAGAACCGGCGAAGAAGGTCGGTGTCTTGTTCAAACATCTCACGGTGAAAGGTGTCGAGACCGGAGCCTCCTTTGTGCGGACTCTGCCGGATGCTGTTGTTGGCACATTTGGCCCGGATCTGTACAGAATCGTCTGTAGCTTCATCCCACAGTTGCGCTTTGGGAAACAGCCTCCGGTGCGAGAGCTGCTGCATGATTTCACCGGTCTAGTCCGAGAAGGCGAGATGATGCTGGTTCTGGGCCGGCCTGGTGCTGGTTGCTCCACCTTCCTGAAAACCATCGCAAACGACCGGGGTGCCTTTGCCGGCGTAGAGGGTGAGGTCCGGTATGGTGGTCTCTCCGCTGAAGAGCAACTGAAGCACTTCCGTGGCGAGGTCAACTACAACCCGGAAGACGACCAGCACTTCCCGAGCCTGACCGTGTGGCAGACCTTGAAGTTTTCTTTGATCAACAAGACCAAAAAGCACGATAAGAATAGcatccccatcatcattgATGCTCTCCTGAAAATGTTCGGTATTACGCACACTAAGAATACCCTGGTGGGTAATGAGTATGTCCGTGGTGTGTCCGGAGGCGAGAGGAAGCGTGTCAGTATCGCCGAAACCCTGGCGACCAAGTCGTCGGTTGTTTGCTGGGATAACTCCACCAGAGGTTTGGACGCCAGTACGGCTTTGGATTATGCCAAGTCTCTCCGGATCATGACCGATGTCAGCAAACGTACTACATTTGTGACCCTCTACCAAGCCGGAGAGAGTATCTACGAACTCATGGACAAGGTTCTGGTCATTGATTCCGGACGCATGCTCTATCAAGGCCCTGCGAACAAGGCGCGCGAGTACTTTGTGAATCTCGGTTTCCATTGCCCAGAGAAATC GACAACTGCTGATTTCCTTACTTCAATCTGCGACCCTAACGCCCGTCAATTCCAGCCCGGCCGAGAGGCTTCTACCCCCAAGACCCCTGAGGAGCTTGAGGCTGTCTTTAGGAATAGTGAGACTTACAAGACTATCTGCGACGAGGTGGCTAGCTatgagaagaagcttcaGGATACGGATCAGGAGGATACCCGccgcttccagaagaccgtTGCCCAAT CCAAAAGTAGAACGGTGTCGAAAAAGTCCAGCTACACGGTTTCATTTGCTCGTCAGGTCCTGGCTTGCGTGCAGCGTGAGTTTTGGCTCCTGTGGGGCGACAAGACATCCCTCTATACAAAGTACTTTATCATCATTTCCAATGCCCTGATCGTCTCTTCCCTGTTCTACGGTGAATCCCTCGACACCAGTGGTGCATTCTCTCGTGGGGGTGcactcttcttctcgatccTGTTCCTCGGTTGGTTGCAATTGACGGAGTTGATGCCCGCCGTTACCGGACGGGGCATTGTTGCCCGTCACAAGGAGTACGCCTTCTACCGACCATCTGCCGTGTCTATTGCTCGGGTGGTGATGGATTTCCCTGCTATCTTCTGCATGGTTGTCCCGTTTACGATTATCATGTATTTCATGACGGGGCTCGACGTGACCGCTTCCAAATTCTTCATCTACTTCCTGTTCGTGTACACGACTACATTCTCCATCACTTCGTTGTACCGCATGTTCGCTGCGCTCTCTCCCACTATCGATGACGCCGTTCGCTTCAGTGGCATTGCTCTGAACATACTTGTCATTTTCGTTGGTTACGTCATTCCCAAACAGGGCTTGATCGACGGCTCGATCTGGTTCGGGTGGCTCTTTTATGTGAACCCTATCGCGTACAGTTATGAGGCCGTCTTGACGAATGAGTTTTCCGATCGTATCATGGACTGTGCACCATCTCAGCTGGTGCCCCAGGGTCCGGGTGTCGATCCCAGATATCAGGGCTGTGCTCTCCCTGGGTCTGAGCTGGGTCGCAGAGGCGTCTCGGGTAGCCGGTACTTGGAGGAGTCTTTCCAGTTCACTCGGAGCCATCTGTGGCGCAACTTTGGTGTCGTGATCGCTTTCACTGTACTGTATCTTATAGTCACAGTCCTCGCCGCCGAGTTCCTTTCCTTCGtcggcggtggtggcggtgCTCTTGTCTTTAAACGATCGAAACGTGCCAAGAAGCTGGCCACCCAGACCACCCAGGGCaatgatgaggaaaaggtTCAGGACGTCGGTGACAAGGCTGCGTTGTCGCGGGGAGAGGCGATGTCCGCAAGCAATGGCGAATCATTTAAGCGCATCTCTTCCAGCGACAGAATCTTCACCTGGTCGAACGTCGAATACACGGTACCTTATGGCAACGGAACCAGAAAGCTTCTAAATGGCGTCAACGGATACGCAAAGCCTGGAGTCATGATCGCTCTGATGGGTGCTTCAGGTGCCGGTAAGACGACACTCCTTAACACCTTGGCCCAGCGTCAGAAGATGGGTGTGGTGACTGGCGATTTTCTTGTCGACGGTCGTCCTCTGGGCGCCGATTTCCAACGGGGCACTGGTTTCTGTGAACAAATGGATCTTCACGACAACACATCTACCATCCGCGAGGCTCTGGAGTTTTCAGCCCTGCTCCGTCAGGACAGGAACGTTTCCAAACAGGAGAAGCTCGACTACGTCGACCAGATCATAGATCTGTTGGAGTTGAATGATATCCAAGACGCCATTATCGGTTCACTTAACgtggagcagaagaagcgGGTGACAATCGGTGTTGAGCTTGCAGCCAAGCCCAGCCTTCTCCTGTTTCTGGATGAACCTACGTCTGGTTTAGACAGTCAAGCTGCGTTTTCGATTGTCAGATTCCTGAAGAAACTCTCCCTGGCCGGACAGGCCATTCTGTGTACCATCCACCAGCCCTCGTCGATGTTAATTCAGCAGTTCGATATGATTCTCGCCCTGAACCCCGGTGGTAACACCTTCTATTTCGGTCCAGTTGGCCACGACGGTGGCGATGTGATCAAGTATTTCGCAGATCGTGGCGTCGTCTGCCCCCCGTCGAAGAACGTGGCTGAATTCATCCTCGAGACCGCTGCCAAGGCAACAACGACAaaggacggcaagaagatcgacTGGAACGAAGAATGGAGGAACTCGGAGCAGAACCAGCGGGTCCTGGACGAGATTCAGCAGATCCGCGAAGAGCGTAGCAAGATCCCAGTAACCGAGACAGGGAGCCCCTACGAATTCGCCGCGTCCACAATGACGCAGACTCTACTTCTCACAAAACGTATCTTCAGACAGTACTGGCGCGACCCGTCGTACTACTATGGAAAGCTGTTCGTCAGCGTCATCATCGGTATCTTCAACGGGTTCACCTTCTGGATGCTCGGCAACTCGATCGCCAACATGCAGGACCGCATGTTCTCCATCTTCCTGATCATTATGATTCCCCCCGTCGTTCTCAACAGTATCGTGCCCAAGTTCTACATCAACCGCGCCCTCTGGGAGGCCCGCGAGTACCCCAGCCGTATCTACGGTTGGTTTGCCTTCTGCACCGCCAACATCGTGTGCGAGATCCCCATGGCCATCGTCTCGAGCCTCATCTACTGGTTACTATGGTACTACCCCGTCGGCTTCCCCACGGACTCCAGCACCGCAGGCTACGTCTTCCTCATGTCGATgctattcttcctcttcatgTCTAGCTGGGGCCAATGGATCTGCGCCTTTGCGCCGTCGTTCACCGTCATCTCCAAC GTCctccctttcttcttcgtcatgtGCAACCTCTTCAACGGTATCGTCCGTCCCTACCGCGACTACCCGGTCTTCTGGAAATACTGGATGTACTATGTCAACCCGGTCACCTGGTGGCTCCGCGGcgtcatctcctccatcttccccaCCGTGCAGATCGACTGCTCCCCCTCGGAAACAACCCACTTCAACCCGCCCCCGGGCCAGACCTGCGCCAACTACGCAGGCAACTTCATCACAAACATCGCCAAGAACGGGTATCTGCTCAACCCGGACGCAAGCGCAGACTGCCAGTACTGCCCCTACAGCAACGGCGCGGAGTACATGGCCACGCTGAACGTGCACGACGGCGACAAGTGGCGCTGTTTCGGGATCTTTCTGGCTTTTGTGATTATCAACTGGCTGTTGGTTTATTTCTTTATCTATACTGTGCGTGTGAGAGGCTGGTCGTTTGGTATGGGGTATTTGTTTGGGGGGATGGGGTTGGTTATTGATAAAGTCAAGGGTGTTTTTAAGAGGAAGTCGGAGAAGGCGTGA
- a CDS encoding protein kinase COQ8, whose translation MSGKRLLDAIQLFNVAKSVATNHLTLRQRQLDVFTRTSSLTKGIQRQTEGLILTAQAAAALAKRFNEPSPSEAAPKTQPTSTTASSQPTNAAARSGLSPDKAKKAQRQAEFQIPSSAAGHTVNNGSSALNVSDQQDVFYQPSQESTPGLSGLPRVKLPKTISNTQVNLDSSLNADSFHSPVNTEKSASEEVSTTEQQDVSEEMMKEIFHSPKVARILSKKGVSDMKNPDWRAKGFSESSVSRRSASAPVEKVKQVNKEELEKIGASIAEDVALKDHLIAADLKQSDTYKMTESRVPSSRLGRLWQYSGLATSMAFGAVGEGLRRMTGGKDDYAGSIMFSPGNMERLVAKLSKMRGAALKLGQMLSFQDNKMLPEAIHQVLQRVQDRADYMPASQRDKVLADNLGPNWRDLFSTFDEVPMAAASIGQVHGAVLKRTGQPVAVKVQYPGVAESIDSDLNNLSILLTASRLLPRGLYLDKTIANARTELAWECDYIREAECGNRFRELVKDDPVFLVPEIIPEASGKQVLTMERLEGIAVTKIHDFTQAQRDWIGTQILRLSLREITEFRFMQTDPNWTNFLYNAKTNKLELLDFGASREYPVEFISKYIRTLIAASRNDRERCHSLSIELGYLTGHESKTMVDAHVSSILTLAEPFMDSSPDVYDFRNQTITDRVRSLIPVMIRERLSPPPEETYSLHRKLSGAFLLCARLGSQVRCKELFADAIQKAEKSGLDVGSTRK comes from the exons ATGTCAGGAAAGCGTCTTCTGGATGCTATCCAACTATTCAATGTCGCGAAATCAGTTGCGACAAATCACCTTACGCTGCGGCAACGGCAGCTAGACGTCTTTACACGGACCTCTTCCCTCACCAAGGGAATTCAGAGACAGACTGAGGGCTTAATATTAACAGCTCAAGCTGCGGCTGCTCTAGCAAAGAGATTCAATGAACCTTCTCCTTCCGAAGCTGCGCCGAAAACCCAGCCCACCAGCACGACCGCGTCTTCTCAACCAACAAATGCGGCAGCTCGTTCAGGTCTCTCTCCGGACAAAGCGAAGAAAGCTCAACGACAGGCCGAATTTCAAATTCCGTCATCGGCTGCGGGGCACACTGTGAACAATGGCTCGAGTGCATTGAATGTCAGCGATCAACAGGATGTCTTTTATCAGCCTTCTCAAGAGTCGACGCCTGGGTTATCGGGGCTTCCTCGAGTGAAGCTGCCAAAGACCATCAGTAACACGCAAGTGAATTTGGATAGCTCTCTTAATGCGGACTCCTTCCACTCGCCTGTGAATACTGAGAAGTCTGCGTCCGAGGAAGTGTCTACAACAGAACAGCAAGATGTGtcggaggagatgatgaaggaaaTTTTCCACAGTCCCAAGGTTGCCAGAATACTTTCCAAGAAAGGAGTCTCGGATATGAAGAATCCAGATTGGAGAGCTAAAGGCTTTTCTGAAAGTTCGGTCAGTCGAAGGTCGGCCTCGGCTCCTGTCGAGAAGGTCAAGCAagttaataaggaagaaCTGGAAAAAATTGGGGCCAGCATTGCTGAAGATGTTGCTCTG AAGGATCACCTGATCGCAGCGGATCTCAAGCAAAGCGATACCTACAAGATGACTGAATCTCGTGTCCCATCGTCGCGGTTAGGTCGATTGTGGCAATACAGTGGGCTGGCTACCTCGATGGCCTTTGGAGCAGTGGGTGAGGGCCTGCGAAGGATGACTGGGGGCAAAGATGACTATGCTGGGTCTATAATGTTCAGTCCTGGGAACATGGAACGACTTGTGGCCAAACTCTCAAAAATGCGAGGAGCCGCTCTCAAACTGGGGCAGATGTTGAGTTTTCAGG ATAACAAAATGCTTCCAGAGGCTATTCATCAGGTTTTGCAGCGCGTGCAAGATCGAGCAGATTATATGCCAGCTTCTCAACGAGACAAAGTCTTGGCTGACAACCTTGGACCCAATTGGCGGGACCTTTTCTCCACGTTCGATGAAGTTCCAATGGCAGCGGCTTCGATTGGACAAGTCCATGGAGCGGTGCTCAAGAGAACTGGCCAGCCAGTTGCCGTCAAGGTCCAATATCCGGGTGTTGCTGAGTCCATTGACTCCGACCTGAACAACCTTTCCATCCTTCTGACGGCatctcgtcttcttccaagaGGTCTTTACTTGGACAAGACGATTGCAAATGCGCGGACGGAACTCGCGTGGGAATGCGACTACATCCGAGAAGCCGAGTGCGGCAACCGTTTCAGAGAGCTCGTAAAGGACGACCCTGTCTTCTTGGTTCCGGAGATTATCCCGGAGGCTTCAGGAAAGCAAGTCCTGACCATGGAACGTCTGGAAGGCATTGCAGTCACCAAGATCCATGACTTCACCCAGGCGCAACGTGATTGGATTGGGACGCAGATTCTACGCCTATCCCTCCGCGAGATCACCGAGTTCCGGTTTATGCAGACAGATCCCAACTGGACCAACTTCCTCTACAATGCGAAGACTAATAAGCTGGAACTCCTTGACTTTGGTGCTTCGCGCGAGTACCCTGTCGAATTCATCTCGAAATATATCAGAACGCTTATCGCGGCTTCCCGCAACGACCGAGAACGCTGCCACAGCCTCTCCATCGAACTGGGCTATCTGACTGGTCATGAGTCCAAGACCATGGTAGACGCCCACGTTTCTTCGATTTTAACACTTGCCGAACCGTTCATGGATTCTTCACCAGACGTCTACGATTTCCGGAATCAGACCATCACGGACCGAGTTCGGAGTTTGATCCCTGTGATGATTCGGGAGCGACTCTCGCCTCCGCCCGAGGAAACCTACAGCTTGCATCGCAAGCTCAGCGGAGCGTTCCTGCTCTGTGCGAGATTGGGAAGCCAAGTACGATGCAAGGAGCTGTTTGCAGACGCGATCCAGAAGGCGGAGAAGTCTGGGCTTGACGTTGGGTCGACCCGAAAATAG
- a CDS encoding E3 ubiquitin-protein ligase BRE1 has product MQKSRLDARSSSELWGEVGSVTWEALGDAKPPRPKILLAFQVLLITTTCTATSSNVTQILLPTRAGTAAPLMPATEASPVVCSESAIVKMEDRKRPATHDHNDSAPPLKKQATSVNGGSKPHPDADMPWKDDLERFQKDAIWRQMQEYKREKMSLETKLKEMSKATAYHNDHLRVIDAWFNQLIDEVKTLMGALDEDKDRPSFRSSLLFENMEDFEKHLKARSDDIRAIITRLQSFSINAPPEVTDLQSQLAKKLAEEKGTIAELEKALAEKQQLEESLEAASLRYMVAEKKLDRARSLTVAKLEKQYLLGAQRPGGDSASGNREEQSPVNGLPSSAERNTELEEAHKQLVAVSEKQKEQLQKLESENANLLSQITELNIKRTKPTDDDYAHTDLFKQLRSQYDDVVKRINHLEATNIQLREEAAKLRSERTAYRNQVDEETQNVIAEKEAQLMRAETDLARIRNARDELLADQQMRKAAQEQEKIATTKVQELADAAQARINALESEVDRLRLQLDNTKAAHTEIDDVPLEELRAKYQNLERQYSMLNTELTSMQTACKKYSLLASQKVADFSALEEKVARLTAEKSKADQKYFAAMKSKEARELEVRTLRIQNSKSSDIVSQLKESEATTRSLLANMEKQASETKEALNSIISKHHAAQQQIAENNIVIDGLKAQVNELKALSVSKDSSLASASSACRKAETEIESLKVTLADTKKSLENWKNKSLGNSSSEYEMLRVSLSAYA; this is encoded by the exons ATGCAGAAGTCTAGACTAGATGCCAGGAGTTCGTCTGAACTCTGGGGGGAAGTGGGCTCGGTCACGTGGGAGGCGCTAGGCGACGCTAAACCTCCCAGGCCGAAAATCCTCCTGGCTTTCCAAGTCCTGCTTATCACAACCACCTGCACGGCTACGTCCTCCAACGTCACTCAGATTTTGTTGCCTACACGGGCGGGTACTGCTGCG CCACTGATGCCGGCCACCGAAGCATCTCCCGTCGTATGTTCCGAGTCCGCTATCGTCAAGATGGAAGACCGGAAGAGACCTGCTACTCATGATCACAATGATTCCGCTCCACCATTGAAGAAGCAAGCTACTTCTGTCAATGGTGGGAGTAAACCGCATCCAGATGCCGATATGCCTTGGAAAGACGACCTGGAG CGATTCCAAAAAGATGCGATATGGCGCCAGATGCAAGAGTACAAACGTGAGAAGATGTCTCTGGAGACGAAACTCAAAGAAATGTCGAAAGCTACGGCCTACCATAATGACCATTTACGTGTAATCGATGCCTGGTTCAATCAG TTAATTGATGAGGTCAAAACTCTCATGGGCGCGTtggatgaagacaaag ATCGGCCTTCGTTTCGAAGTTCGTTGTTATTTGAAAATATGGAAGACTTTGAGAAACACCTCAAAGCCCGGTCAGATGATATACGTGCCATTATTACTCGATTGCAATCTTTCTCCATAAATGCCCCCCCAGAGGTTACAGATTTGCAGTCCCAACTTGCGAAGAAATTggccgaagaaaaaggtaCTATTGCCGAACTTGAGAAAGCTTTGGCCGAAAAGCAGCAACTGGAAGAAAGCCTGGAGGCAGCGTCATTACGGTACATGGtggctgagaagaagctcgACCGCGCAAGAAGCTTGACTGTCGCGAAATTGGAGAAGCAGTATCTTCTAGGTGCTCAGCGACCTGGGGGCGATAGTGCGTCTGGAAATCGGGAAGAACAGTCACCAGTCAACGGTTTGCCCTCAAGCGCTGAACGGAATACCGAACTGGAAGAAGCGCATAAACAGCTTGTGGCTGTTtcagagaagcaaaaggaacAGTTGCAGAAACTGGAATCTGAGAATGCAAATTTACTAAGCCAGATTACGGAGTTGAATATCAAG CGCACAAAGCCCACAGATGATGATTATGCGCATACGGATTTGTTCAAGCAACTACGATCCCAATACGACGACGTTGTTAAACGAATCAATCACCTGGAAGCAACAAACATACAACTACGTGAAGAGGCTGCAAAATTACGATCTGAACGGACTGCATATCGCAATcaggtggatgaggaaaCCCAGAACGTTATTGCCGAAAAGGAAGCGCAGTTGATGCGAGCTGAGACTGATTTAGCCCGAATTCGGAACGCCCGTGACGAGCTCTTGGCTGATCAGCAGATGCGGAAGGCCGCGCAGGAACAGGAGAAAATTGCGACAACTAAGGTCCAGGAACTTGCGGATGCTGCACAGGCTCGGATCAATGCCCTAGAATCTGAGGTGGACAGGCTCCGCTTGCAGCTTGACAACACAAAAGCAGCGCATACAGAGATCGACGATGTTCCGTTGGAAGAACTTCGTGCGAAGTATCAGAATTTGGAGCGCCAGTATTCCATGCTCAATACCGAGTTGACGTCGATGCAGACCGCCTGCAAAAAGTACTCTTTGTTGGCTTCGCAAAAGGTTGCAGATTTTAGCGCTTtagaagagaaagtcgcCCGATTGACTGCTGAGAAATCAAAAGCGGATCAGAAGTATTTCGCTGCAATGAAAAGCAAGGAAGCGCGAGAGTTGGAGGTTCGAACTTTGAGAATACAGAACTCGAAGAGTTCCGATATTGTCTCGCAACTAAAGGAATCGGAGGCCACCACTCGCTCTCTGTTGGCCAATATGGAGAAGCAGGCTAGTGAGACGAAGGAAGCATTGAATTCAATCATCAGCAAGCATCATGCAGCCCAACAGCAAATCGCGGAGAATAACATTGTTATTGACGGCCTCAAAGCCCAGGTCAATGAGCTCAAGGCCCTCTCGGTGTCGAAGGATTCGTCATTGGCGAGTGCTTCGAGCGCGTGTCGTAAAGCTGAGACTGAAATTGAGAGCTTGAAAGTCACCCTTGCCGATACCAAGAAGAGTCTTGAGAAttggaagaacaagagtTTGGGCAATTCGTCATCAGAGTATGAGATGTTGAGGGTAAGTCTTTCCGCGTATGCATAA
- a CDS encoding transcription factor TFIIIB subunit BDP1 encodes MKSFSSSVINKSGKKFAPKAPVRRAPPAPSATPAPPRRPSTSSQPSTTQNAQPALDKSPAEPAPPATVPEPSVPSAGDVQLPVAESSGSPKPDSAPSQSATTIPIPVSKRKASFSAPTRRVTVEEARAPSQPRAHHETNTERLPANLEANGPERHGGIVQSIEDPQNLVSRNDTSTPAAGSQHLPPVESATEIRPSKRVKLTQESSKTSTRPTPSPSHVITPPPIQPPTVDETMEVTDGAESQPNADQTRRASKSRGRRASRTSNVEDAAGKVKRKQQRSRKKREPTPEGADLIEIAPAVVKMSELCKDLRTGRMSKRETELRNMELAEQERKRAQQEEDSQAPVPLKTNGDATSPAAEPNIGLEKKPQAGPVMRIVNGEIVLDAASLHVDRYADAARNAGDLEDVVESSLTRKINQATWGKRSKTESWDEEMTELFYRGLRMFGTDFMMISKLFPGRSRRQIKLKFNNEERRAPERIKETLLGPRETIDITTYSEMTNTVYDDPKVVQQELDEEKKRIEEQHAKEKQAQEDLLRNPDGTTGGDAAPGLDNASNVPVKGKRNNKRQAMRAMGGGTEEVIGTIDDLP; translated from the exons ATGAAATCTTTTTCGAGCTCTGTCATCA ATAAGTCGGGCAAGAAATTTGCTCCAAAGGCGCCTGTCCGACGCGCCCCTCCGGCACCCTCTGCCACCCCGGCACCACCGCGAAGACCTAGCACCAGTTCACAACCCTCTACTACTCAGAACGCTCAACCGGCATTAGATAAAAGTCCTGCCGAGCCCGCACCTCCTGCTACTGTCCCGGAGCCTTCTGTCCCATCCGCGGGTGATGTTCAATTGCCCGTCGCCGAGTCGTCGGGGTCCCCGAAACCCGATTCAGCACCATCCCAATCTGCAACAACCATCCCCATTCCCGTTTCGAAGCGTAAGGCATCTTTCTCGGCTCCCACACGGCGCGTGactgttgaagaagctcgtGCGCCATCTCAACCTAGAGCACATCATGAAACCAATACCGAGCGCCTACCCGCAAACCTCGAGGCGAATGGACCCGAGAGACATGGGGGAATAGTTCAAAGTATCGAAGACCCCCAAAACCTTGTGAGCCGTAATGACACCTCGACACCTGCGGCTGGTTCTCAGCACCTTCCACCTGTTGAGAGTGCTACAGAGATCCGCCCATCCAAGCGCGTGAAACTGACTCAAGAATCGTCGAAAACATCTACCCGTCCTActccttcaccatcccaTGTCATTACTCCCCCACCTATCCAACCCCCAACGGTTGATGAAACTATGGAAGTTACCGACGGAGCTGAATCGCAACCAAACGCCGACCAGACTCGAAGGGCGTCGAAGTCGCGAGGCAGAAGGGCAAGCCGCACCTCCAATGTTGAAGACGCTGCGGGCaaggtgaagaggaagcaaCAACGGTCTCGCAAAAAGCGCGAACCAACACCCGAAGGAGCGGATCTCATCGAAATTGCTCCAGCAGTTGTCAAAATGTCGGAATTGTGTAAGGATTTACGAACGGGGAGAATGTCTAAGCGGGAAACTGAATTGCGCAACATGGAGCTCGCTGAACAGGAACGCAAGCGAGCTCAACAAGAGGAGGACAGCCAAGCACCAGTCCCTCTCAAAACGAACGGGGATGCTACTTCCCCTGCGGCGGAACCTAATATCGGCCTCGAAAAGAAGCCACAGGCCGGTCCTGTGATGCGAATCGTGAATGGGGAGATTGTGCTTGATGCTGCTTCCCTCCATGTTGACCGTTACGCAGATGCGGCGAGAAATGCGGGGGATCTAGAGGATGTAGTAGAAAGCTCTCTTACTCGGAAGATCAACCAAGCCACCTGGGGAAAACGGTCCAAGACAGAATCATGGGATGAAGAGATGACGGAACTATTTTACAGAGGCTTGCGAATGTTCGGCACCGATttcatgatgatcagcaaGCTGTTCCCTGGGAGGTCGAGACGTCAAATCAAGCTGAAATTCAACAATGAAGAGCGGCGCGCTCCAGAACGAATCAAGGAAACGCTGTTGGGTCCGCGGGAAACAATAGATATCACGACGTATTCCGAAATGACCAACACTGTGTATGATGACCCCAAAGTGGTTCAGCAAGAgttggatgaagagaagaaacggATTGAGGAACAACatgcaaaggaaaagcagGCTCAGGAGGATTTGCTTCGAAATCCAGACGGCACGACTGGTGGTGATGCCGCACCAGGGCTGGATAACGCCAGTAACGTGCCCGTAAAGGGCAAACGAAACAACAAAAGACAGGCGATGAGAGCTATGGGAGGCGGAACTGAAGAAGTGATTGGCACGATTGATGACCTTCCTTGA